A single genomic interval of Syntrophobotulus glycolicus DSM 8271 harbors:
- a CDS encoding NifB/NifX family molybdenum-iron cluster-binding protein produces MKIALPSRQNSIDDHFGHCEYYTIFTVDPNRKAILDEQTIASPAGCGCKSNIAKTLSEMDVKVLLAGNMGQGAVNVLHASGIEVVRGCSGNVKEVALRWLAGSLLDSGDSCHAHEHECHS; encoded by the coding sequence ATGAAAATCGCCCTGCCGTCTCGTCAAAATTCCATTGACGACCATTTTGGTCACTGTGAGTACTATACCATTTTCACTGTTGACCCCAATCGCAAAGCAATACTTGATGAGCAGACCATTGCCTCTCCCGCGGGCTGCGGATGCAAATCAAATATCGCTAAAACACTGTCAGAAATGGATGTCAAAGTCTTGCTCGCCGGAAATATGGGGCAAGGCGCCGTTAATGTGCTGCATGCTTCAGGTATTGAGGTGGTGCGGGGGTGTTCAGGAAATGTTAAGGAAGTGGCTCTTCGCTGGCTTGCCGGATCTTTGCTTGATTCCGGTGATTCCTGTCATGCCCATGAGCATGAATGCCACAGCTGA
- a CDS encoding HXXEE domain-containing protein produces MDFTFMIMVALAAFMFHEFEEIIFIKPWLKRKETDNHLKNHYFVSYKNTNSSTIAALIAEEFIMVSVFSIAAILWKGYSFIWVFYCIYSFHLLGHILELFIYRRYCPSLITSILTLPIYTWVIYSFIRLELLQWNIVLLCSPILLIIIGSNFKFINWLTPRIDQWITCYAKGE; encoded by the coding sequence TTGGATTTTACATTTATGATAATGGTTGCACTCGCCGCATTTATGTTTCATGAGTTTGAAGAAATTATTTTCATTAAGCCGTGGTTAAAACGAAAAGAAACAGATAACCATTTGAAAAATCATTATTTTGTGAGCTATAAAAATACAAATTCCTCTACAATTGCAGCACTAATTGCTGAGGAATTTATTATGGTTTCTGTTTTTTCGATTGCTGCTATACTTTGGAAAGGATATTCTTTTATTTGGGTTTTCTACTGTATTTATTCTTTTCATCTTTTGGGCCATATATTGGAGCTTTTCATTTATCGGCGTTACTGCCCTTCGCTGATTACAAGTATACTAACCTTACCTATATACACATGGGTGATATATTCCTTCATCCGCCTTGAATTGCTCCAATGGAATATAGTGCTATTATGCTCTCCAATACTTCTAATTATCATTGGCAGCAACTTTAAATTTATAAACTGGTTGACCCCACGAATAGATCAATGGATTACCTGTTATGCAAAAGGAGAATAA
- a CDS encoding GGDEF domain-containing protein gives MHKMRSFIRNTFSAENSEKFRQEKFRHNHLCIFALSVYLTFEQLYYGFCISEPGSLRQKIFIGTAGLMLAYTAISALIHAKKTGQLTRGHKIYELSFGLSGFAIAIARSLILQNHTFALPSIYIAVIYGFAVFFYLSPLVSFGIYFITCASVLILLPLFHPEIVLITYVQDIVTNNFIAWIASVISYRRYVREYRCQQTISDKNEELQAKTANIQKTNQTLQYMSNIDDLTNIYNRRKLNEFLELEYERCRAAGKNISLILIDVDFFKAINDTYGHSAGDKVLEQFGKLLKQNVSLNNIVGRWGGEEFLMICPETNLEEAVCLAEKIRRMVQNDDFKLENQVTCSLGVATNQNIDTITNLIIRADRGLYRAKALGRNRVEEG, from the coding sequence ATGCACAAGATGCGCAGCTTTATTCGTAATACGTTTTCCGCAGAAAACAGTGAGAAATTCCGGCAGGAAAAATTCAGGCACAATCATTTATGCATATTCGCGCTGTCTGTCTATCTGACATTTGAACAGCTGTATTACGGCTTTTGCATATCGGAACCGGGAAGCCTGAGGCAGAAAATCTTTATCGGCACGGCAGGTCTCATGCTGGCCTATACGGCAATCAGCGCCCTGATTCACGCCAAAAAGACCGGGCAATTAACCCGGGGCCATAAAATATATGAACTGAGCTTTGGCCTGAGCGGTTTTGCCATCGCGATCGCCAGGTCCCTGATCTTACAAAACCATACATTTGCCTTGCCTTCCATCTATATTGCGGTGATTTACGGTTTTGCGGTATTTTTTTATTTGTCGCCGCTGGTCAGCTTCGGAATATACTTCATTACCTGTGCCTCGGTGCTCATCCTGCTGCCGCTGTTTCACCCCGAGATCGTCCTCATCACTTATGTCCAGGACATTGTGACCAATAACTTCATTGCCTGGATCGCCTCAGTCATCAGCTACCGGAGATATGTCAGAGAGTACAGGTGCCAGCAGACCATATCCGATAAGAACGAGGAGCTGCAGGCCAAGACGGCCAATATCCAGAAGACAAACCAGACCCTGCAATACATGTCCAACATCGATGACCTGACCAATATTTACAATCGCAGAAAGCTGAACGAATTTCTGGAGCTGGAATATGAGCGGTGCCGGGCGGCGGGGAAAAACATCTCTTTAATCTTGATTGATGTGGATTTCTTCAAAGCGATCAATGACACTTACGGACATTCCGCGGGCGATAAGGTGCTTGAACAGTTCGGAAAATTGCTCAAACAAAACGTCAGCCTCAACAATATCGTGGGAAGGTGGGGCGGTGAAGAATTTTTAATGATCTGCCCGGAAACCAATCTTGAGGAAGCGGTCTGCCTGGCGGAAAAAATAAGGAGAATGGTCCAAAACGACGACTTTAAACTGGAAAATCAGGTCACATGCAGTCTCGGAGTGGCGACAAATCAGAATATCGATACCATAACCAATTTGATTATCCGGGCGGACAGGGGACTTTACCGGGCGAAAGCCCTGGGAAGAAACAGAGTTGAAGAGGGATAA
- a CDS encoding DUF134 domain-containing protein, which translates to MPRPTKGRKVCCLPGSNLFGPLKPGLTQPDILVMSVDEYETIRLIDLQGFTQEQCANQMQIARTTAQRIYNKAREKLAQSLVNGKLLKIEGGDYKLCNGQENTCACGGCRRHRCSSAFADDGSCRDRE; encoded by the coding sequence ATGCCAAGACCGACAAAGGGCAGAAAGGTCTGCTGCCTGCCCGGAAGTAATCTTTTCGGCCCCCTCAAGCCCGGGCTTACCCAACCGGATATTTTAGTCATGTCTGTGGATGAGTATGAAACGATCAGGCTGATTGACCTGCAGGGATTTACGCAGGAACAATGTGCCAATCAAATGCAGATTGCCCGGACAACAGCCCAGCGGATTTATAATAAGGCCCGAGAAAAGCTTGCCCAATCATTGGTGAACGGTAAGCTTCTGAAGATAGAGGGCGGTGATTATAAGCTGTGTAACGGGCAGGAAAACACATGCGCCTGCGGAGGCTGCCGCAGACACCGGTGCAGCAGTGCTTTTGCGGATGACGGCAGCTGCCGGGACAGGGAATGA
- a CDS encoding DUF134 domain-containing protein — translation MPRPVKWRKVEYIPNNTYFVPCPKGSCREYSDVNEVQIKIEELEAMRLKDIEELSQEECAEKMEVSRQTFQNIIDEARKKVVFALVEGKAISIGGGRYTKKICRLKCLNCGKEFEASFEEDQQKCINCGSAELSCFKKVNGHKHCPKQSGEYPASEKRLGNSQLE, via the coding sequence ATGCCAAGGCCGGTAAAATGGAGAAAAGTAGAATATATCCCGAATAACACTTATTTTGTTCCTTGCCCGAAGGGAAGCTGCAGAGAGTATTCTGATGTGAATGAGGTGCAAATCAAAATCGAAGAATTGGAAGCAATGCGCTTGAAAGATATAGAAGAGTTGTCTCAGGAGGAATGTGCCGAAAAAATGGAGGTTTCCAGACAGACGTTTCAGAATATCATTGATGAAGCCAGAAAGAAGGTTGTTTTCGCTCTGGTAGAAGGAAAGGCGATTTCCATCGGCGGCGGTCGCTACACAAAAAAAATATGCAGACTGAAATGTCTGAACTGCGGGAAAGAATTTGAGGCGTCTTTTGAGGAGGACCAGCAAAAATGCATAAATTGCGGTTCAGCTGAGCTCAGTTGTTTCAAAAAGGTCAATGGTCATAAGCATTGCCCCAAACAGTCCGGTGAATACCCTGCTTCGGAAAAAAGGCTGGGGAACAGTCAGCTTGAATGA
- a CDS encoding MBL fold metallo-hydrolase gives MIIKTLVENTAVSDQFEAEHGLSLYIETNQHKILFDLGASSVFIKNARKMKIDLAGVDLAVISHGHYDHGGGLREFLRINERAQIYLKTKAFQQHCGRKADGGIEDIGLDDSLLPNARLTLVENDLNIGSELELFGNVNGRKFMSSLNTDMLMREGRELVPDNFAHEQNLLIKEEGKTLLIAGCAHTGMVNILEHLFTQKQIIPSHIIGGFHLYSRAKKQAEEAKTVEEIGKYLHQTGLRFYTCHCTGRDSFQILKTIMGDHIQYLAAGSQIEI, from the coding sequence ATGATCATTAAAACATTGGTGGAAAATACAGCGGTCTCGGATCAATTCGAAGCTGAGCACGGGTTAAGTCTTTATATCGAGACCAATCAGCATAAGATCTTATTTGATTTAGGCGCCAGCAGCGTATTCATCAAAAATGCCCGCAAAATGAAGATTGATCTTGCCGGTGTTGATCTCGCTGTGATCTCTCATGGACATTACGATCACGGCGGCGGACTGCGGGAGTTTTTGCGCATCAATGAGCGGGCTCAAATTTATTTAAAGACAAAAGCGTTTCAACAGCACTGCGGCCGTAAAGCTGACGGGGGAATTGAAGATATCGGTTTGGATGACAGCTTGCTGCCCAATGCGCGTCTGACCCTGGTTGAAAATGATTTGAACATAGGCAGCGAGCTTGAGCTCTTCGGCAATGTCAACGGCCGGAAATTCATGTCCTCACTAAACACGGACATGCTGATGAGGGAGGGCCGGGAGCTTGTCCCGGATAATTTCGCCCATGAGCAAAACCTGCTCATCAAGGAAGAAGGAAAGACCCTGCTCATAGCCGGATGTGCTCATACAGGAATGGTCAACATATTAGAGCACCTTTTTACGCAAAAACAAATCATACCCAGCCATATCATAGGAGGATTTCATTTATACAGCAGGGCGAAAAAGCAAGCGGAGGAAGCGAAGACTGTTGAAGAGATAGGGAAATACCTGCACCAGACCGGTTTAAGATTTTATACCTGTCATTGCACCGGCCGGGATTCTTTTCAAATCCTGAAAACAATCATGGGAGATCATATTCAGTACTTGGCAGCCGGAAGCCAAATCGAAATCTAA
- the modD gene encoding ModD protein, which yields MFITDEMIDRLIKEDVPYFDLTTYVLDIGRRKGKIRYTSRQSAVISGTEIVGRVFAKLGIDAVNLLPSGTRVEAGDVLAEGDGNTESLHMAWKVGMNILEYCSGIATRTSKLVQAVKKIDPKIEIVTTRKIFPGTKELSIKAALDGGALPHRLGLSETILVFKQHAVFLGGIKGFLSQLEEIKLKAREKKITVEVECREDAIELCKAGIDALQFDKVPPEELKEIIADIRKINPGITLIATGGINADNIEKYASAGIDTVNTSWVYYGKPVDLGAEITGTDANGQ from the coding sequence GTGTTTATTACAGATGAAATGATTGACAGGCTGATCAAAGAAGATGTGCCATACTTTGATCTGACCACGTATGTATTGGATATCGGGAGGAGAAAGGGAAAGATCAGATATACTTCAAGACAAAGCGCTGTAATCAGCGGCACCGAAATCGTGGGAAGGGTGTTTGCCAAATTGGGAATAGACGCGGTAAACCTTCTTCCTTCCGGCACAAGAGTTGAAGCCGGGGATGTTCTGGCAGAGGGAGACGGCAATACGGAAAGCCTGCACATGGCATGGAAGGTAGGCATGAACATCTTAGAGTATTGCTCTGGAATCGCAACGAGGACAAGCAAGCTGGTACAGGCGGTAAAGAAAATCGATCCCAAAATAGAAATTGTGACAACCCGTAAAATATTTCCCGGAACTAAGGAACTTTCCATCAAAGCGGCCTTAGATGGAGGAGCCTTGCCTCATAGACTGGGATTATCTGAAACCATACTGGTTTTCAAGCAGCATGCTGTATTTTTGGGAGGGATAAAGGGATTTTTAAGTCAATTAGAAGAGATCAAGCTTAAAGCCCGTGAAAAGAAAATAACGGTTGAGGTGGAGTGCAGGGAGGATGCAATAGAGTTATGCAAGGCCGGCATAGATGCTCTTCAGTTTGACAAGGTTCCGCCGGAAGAACTGAAGGAGATCATTGCGGATATCAGAAAAATTAATCCGGGCATCACATTGATCGCGACGGGGGGAATCAATGCCGATAATATCGAAAAGTATGCTTCAGCCGGTATTGATACGGTGAATACGTCATGGGTTTATTATGGAAAGCCCGTTGATCTTGGCGCCGAGATTACAGGAACAGACGCAAACGGGCAGTGA
- a CDS encoding DUF6463 family protein has protein sequence MKYLYSYTGIAIMGTSILHFFIGLLYYRPLLFKLISSSIKDDNAASIPNDVNLFFWFEISGLALLLLGVLVDWLIRVMNLQLPLLFCIGFLLLGILATVFAPKSGSWLILIQSIILLVWR, from the coding sequence ATGAAATATCTTTATTCATATACGGGAATAGCGATTATGGGAACAAGCATATTGCATTTTTTTATCGGGCTACTATATTATAGACCTCTCTTATTTAAACTCATATCTTCCAGTATTAAAGATGATAATGCAGCTTCTATACCCAATGATGTTAACCTTTTCTTCTGGTTTGAGATTTCTGGATTGGCTTTGTTGTTGCTTGGGGTTTTGGTGGATTGGCTCATTCGGGTTATGAATTTGCAATTACCACTGCTATTCTGTATTGGTTTTTTGTTGTTAGGAATTTTAGCTACGGTCTTTGCCCCCAAGTCTGGTTCATGGTTGATTTTAATTCAATCTATAATTTTACTTGTTTGGCGGTAG
- a CDS encoding LCP family protein, producing the protein MKSWRLFLFAPFGPFRPEGRITKTVKQKYGIIGSIKRIYFGNSRNRNEKNHKILYQQARPKRYLLTAFRILRTVRKKLNGVNILVRTRSKRILLTLVLVLAGIMAGTAAAFYFGFLGFGSVDMNSRVSFLLIGTDKRPGDHSYNADSIIVASFDPRTKLVSLLSIPRDTRVALSGGKDYCKINALPSLKGIPELEKQVTALTGIKLNGYVLTNFQGFKEIIDTLGGITIDVEKNMYYETGDEEDGYINLKAGVQKLNGTKALQYARFRHDDTADIGRTARQQKVLTAVAKKALEPVNILKMPALIPQFMKAVETDLALKDLTTLAGAANSFSDAKIVSQTLPGNAIMLDGLSYWEVNKTKAREVAQNLLLGQTTSEIWDSSVMDSLDAETKARLDSPKTETVIEMPEISGVTIPKEGEEPVKTIQTEQYSGTVVWSPDDQVFVAGQKYQATITLEPKAGYTLKGIRANFFTVPGATAANAAGSGVITAQFPAVRTEPETAPEEEPEETAPAGTAPAENTATVVSRADIAGVIPPKAGAEPVTMITPTEQYSGSVIWAPADKPFEQGRQYTAVIILVPKAGYTMEGIGQNFFTVAGAAATNDPGSGIIKAAFPATE; encoded by the coding sequence ATGAAAAGCTGGAGGCTTTTTTTATTTGCCCCGTTTGGGCCGTTCCGGCCGGAAGGAAGAATAACGAAAACCGTTAAGCAAAAATATGGTATAATCGGATCAATCAAGAGAATATATTTTGGGAACAGCCGCAACCGGAATGAAAAAAATCACAAAATTTTATATCAGCAGGCCAGGCCCAAGCGGTACCTGCTGACGGCTTTCCGTATTCTCCGGACGGTACGCAAAAAATTAAACGGGGTGAACATATTGGTGAGAACGAGAAGCAAACGCATTTTGCTCACGCTGGTCTTAGTGCTGGCAGGGATCATGGCGGGGACGGCAGCCGCCTTCTATTTCGGCTTTTTGGGCTTTGGTTCCGTGGATATGAACAGCCGGGTCAGCTTCCTGCTGATCGGGACGGATAAAAGACCGGGGGATCATTCATACAATGCGGACTCGATCATCGTGGCCAGCTTTGATCCCCGGACCAAGCTCGTTTCCCTGCTCTCGATTCCGAGGGATACCCGGGTGGCCCTGTCCGGCGGGAAAGACTACTGTAAAATCAATGCCCTCCCGTCCTTAAAGGGAATCCCGGAGCTGGAAAAACAGGTGACGGCCCTCACCGGCATTAAGCTGAACGGTTATGTCCTGACCAATTTCCAGGGATTCAAGGAGATCATCGACACCTTGGGCGGGATTACGATCGATGTGGAGAAAAACATGTACTATGAGACCGGGGACGAAGAGGACGGCTATATTAACCTGAAAGCCGGGGTCCAGAAATTAAACGGGACCAAGGCCCTTCAGTATGCCCGCTTCCGTCATGACGATACCGCTGATATCGGGCGGACCGCCAGACAGCAGAAAGTGCTGACGGCGGTAGCGAAAAAAGCGCTGGAACCCGTGAATATCCTCAAAATGCCCGCCCTTATCCCGCAATTCATGAAAGCGGTGGAGACGGACCTGGCGCTCAAAGACCTGACCACACTTGCCGGAGCGGCAAATTCCTTCAGTGATGCCAAGATCGTAAGTCAGACCTTGCCCGGCAATGCCATTATGCTGGACGGATTAAGCTATTGGGAGGTCAACAAGACCAAAGCGAGAGAAGTGGCCCAAAATCTCCTGCTGGGCCAAACAACCAGTGAGATCTGGGACAGCTCAGTGATGGACTCCCTTGACGCAGAGACAAAAGCCCGCCTTGATTCTCCCAAAACCGAAACCGTGATCGAAATGCCGGAGATTTCGGGAGTGACCATACCCAAAGAAGGGGAAGAACCCGTCAAAACCATCCAGACCGAGCAGTATTCCGGGACGGTTGTCTGGTCCCCGGATGACCAGGTCTTTGTGGCGGGACAGAAATATCAGGCGACCATTACCCTGGAGCCCAAAGCGGGCTATACCTTAAAAGGAATTAGGGCCAACTTCTTTACCGTACCGGGGGCGACCGCCGCCAATGCGGCGGGATCAGGGGTCATTACAGCCCAGTTCCCGGCGGTGCGGACCGAGCCAGAGACCGCGCCGGAAGAAGAACCGGAGGAAACGGCACCGGCGGGAACAGCACCGGCAGAAAACACGGCGACAGTGGTCAGCAGGGCGGACATCGCCGGGGTTATCCCGCCCAAAGCCGGGGCGGAGCCGGTGACCATGATCACCCCGACAGAGCAGTATAGCGGATCAGTGATCTGGGCCCCGGCCGACAAGCCCTTTGAGCAGGGCCGGCAATATACAGCGGTCATTATCCTGGTGCCCAAAGCAGGATATACCATGGAAGGCATCGGCCAGAATTTTTTCACGGTAGCGGGCGCCGCGGCGACCAATGACCCCGGCTCAGGGATCATCAAAGCGGCCTTTCCGGCCACAGAGTAA
- a CDS encoding DUF1847 domain-containing protein, protein MSKETKSLSCSECGVVNCYRMEKKFPEFCLTTNTDHKLIQETKELYQKDEFVSKLAHAAAEIEGTYFGKITRVEEIVLFAKRIGAKKIGIATCVGLMNEAKIFARILQAKGLESYCVICKVSATDKTEIGIDKNLKIKKDCHESLCNPVLQAKLLNQENTDLNVIVGLCVGHDSIFMKYSEAPVTTLITKDRVLAHNPAGALYTTGFYYTRLLETDKDE, encoded by the coding sequence ATGAGCAAAGAAACAAAGAGTCTGAGTTGTTCAGAGTGCGGAGTGGTCAATTGCTACAGGATGGAAAAAAAATTCCCGGAGTTCTGTCTGACAACAAATACCGATCATAAGCTGATCCAGGAAACGAAAGAGCTCTATCAAAAAGATGAGTTTGTTTCGAAGTTGGCCCATGCAGCGGCAGAGATCGAAGGGACCTACTTTGGCAAGATTACGCGGGTGGAAGAGATCGTGCTGTTTGCCAAAAGAATTGGAGCAAAGAAGATTGGCATCGCCACTTGTGTAGGCTTAATGAATGAAGCGAAAATATTTGCCAGAATACTGCAGGCAAAAGGGCTGGAGAGCTATTGCGTGATCTGTAAAGTAAGCGCGACCGACAAAACAGAAATTGGGATAGACAAAAATCTCAAAATAAAAAAAGACTGTCATGAATCCTTATGTAATCCGGTCCTGCAGGCAAAGCTGCTGAATCAAGAAAATACGGATTTAAACGTGATCGTGGGGCTATGTGTCGGTCATGATTCCATCTTCATGAAATATTCAGAAGCCCCCGTAACAACCCTGATCACAAAGGACAGGGTATTGGCCCATAATCCTGCCGGAGCATTGTACACCACCGGATTTTACTATACCAGACTGCTGGAGACCGATAAGGACGAATAA
- a CDS encoding flavin reductase family protein has protein sequence MKKTVTDFKGCLKPVPDILVSCRNKEGKNNALAVACACNCSMNPPMIMAGIVPGRYSYEFVKETGVFVVNLVTEELRTQYAYLGSHSGRDEDKLAKLGMKIGEGVKINAPILLDCPVSIECTVVDSIKTGTHEMFVGKVEYIHAKEEFILENGSVDYAKINLLKFR, from the coding sequence ATGAAAAAGACAGTGACCGATTTCAAAGGATGTTTAAAGCCGGTGCCGGATATTTTGGTATCCTGCAGAAACAAAGAGGGGAAGAATAACGCTTTGGCAGTAGCGTGTGCTTGCAATTGCAGTATGAATCCGCCAATGATTATGGCAGGGATTGTTCCCGGCAGGTATTCCTATGAATTCGTCAAAGAAACCGGAGTATTTGTTGTCAATCTTGTGACGGAGGAGTTAAGAACACAATATGCCTATCTTGGCAGCCACAGCGGCCGGGACGAAGACAAACTGGCAAAACTGGGAATGAAAATCGGGGAAGGGGTAAAAATCAATGCCCCTATTTTATTGGATTGCCCTGTCAGTATCGAATGTACGGTAGTGGATTCCATAAAAACGGGAACTCACGAAATGTTTGTCGGGAAAGTAGAATATATTCATGCCAAAGAAGAATTCATCTTAGAGAATGGGTCTGTTGATTATGCAAAGATCAACTTGCTGAAATTTCGTTAA
- a CDS encoding MarR family winged helix-turn-helix transcriptional regulator, which produces MGKDKNNQSSVWNTIVNNDEVVNIHLLFNISHMSTLILKKRKELLATFELEPWSYDMLVILYQAGESGLSPKELLKRTGVASGTMTHRINLLLKSEFIISTPAPDDGRSIIATISDKGKSVVKKAIKAHADESAKILGDLNKEELAAFQQITQKLIHQLQ; this is translated from the coding sequence ATGGGCAAGGATAAAAACAACCAATCTTCCGTTTGGAATACTATTGTAAACAATGACGAGGTAGTAAATATACATTTGCTTTTCAACATCTCTCATATGTCTACCTTAATTCTGAAAAAAAGAAAAGAGCTACTTGCAACTTTTGAGTTAGAGCCTTGGAGTTATGATATGTTGGTAATCTTATACCAAGCAGGAGAAAGCGGCTTATCACCAAAGGAATTGTTAAAACGCACCGGTGTAGCTTCTGGAACAATGACCCACCGAATAAACTTGCTTTTAAAAAGTGAATTTATTATAAGCACTCCCGCACCAGATGATGGACGTAGTATTATTGCCACTATATCTGATAAGGGGAAAAGTGTCGTTAAGAAAGCTATTAAAGCACATGCTGATGAATCCGCTAAAATACTTGGGGATTTGAACAAAGAAGAATTGGCTGCATTTCAACAAATAACCCAAAAACTAATTCACCAGCTCCAGTAA